The Doryrhamphus excisus isolate RoL2022-K1 chromosome 18, RoL_Dexc_1.0, whole genome shotgun sequence genome contains a region encoding:
- the rab22a gene encoding ras-related protein Rab-22A: MALRELKVCLLGDTGVGKSSIVWRFVEDSFDPNINPTIGASFMTKTVQYQNELHKFLIWDTAGQERFRALAPMYYRGSAAAIIVYDITKEESFQTLKNWVKELRQHGPPNIVVAIAGNKCDLSDAREVLEKDAKDYADSIHAIFVETSAKNAININEVFIEISKRIPVADAAGAMSGKSFKLGRQASESRRMCC, translated from the exons ATGGCGTTAAGAGAGTTAAAAGTTTGTCTTCTGGGG gACACTGGTGTTGGCAAGTCAAGTATTGTGTGGAGATTTGTGGAGGACAGCTTTGACCCAAACATCAACCCAACTATAGG AGCTTCTTTTATGACCAAGACGGTGCAATACCAAAACGAGCTGCACAAGTTCCTGATATGGGACACGGCAGGACAGGAGCGG TTCCGAGCTCTGGCGCCAATGTACTACAGAGGTTCTGCAGCGGCCATCATTGtttatgacatcacaaaagag GAGTCCTTCCAGACTTTGAAGAACTGGGTGAAGGAGCTGCGTCAGCATGGTCCTCCTAATATTGTAGTGGCCATTGCCGGCAACAAATGTGATCTCTCGGACGCCAG GGAAGTCTTGGAGAAGGACGCCAAGGACTATGCCGACTCCATCCATGCCATATTTGTAGAGACCAGTGCCAAGAATGCCATTAACATCAACGAGGTGTTTATAGAGATAA GTAAGCGCATCCCAGTTGCAGACGCGGCGGGGGCAATGTCTGGAAAAAGTTTCAAACTGGGGCGGCAAGCGTCAGAGTCTCGCAGGATGTGCTGCTGA